The sequence below is a genomic window from Salinispira pacifica.
AGACTTTTCTCTTCCTGCTCAGCTTTAAGGGTGAATTTTCTGATAATCTCATGTGCATCCGCTTCACCCTGGCTGGAAAGGAGAATATACGCCGGTTCCGCGAGCACACTGGATCCGGCGTTTTCGAGATTGCGCTGGAGACCTTTCATATTCACGGTCATACCGCTGAGAATTTTCACCATTCTTTTCACGGCGGCAGCGAAGCCCGCAAGGATTTCCACGGTAAAGCGTCCTGATGCGGAATTGCTCAAATCCCGCTGATGTTCGGATATCTGATCCATGTACAGGCTCATAATTCTGGGAGAGAAGGCCTTCCACAGGCTTTTTACATGCTCACAGTTCCAGGGATTCCGTTTCTGAGGCATGGTCGAAGATCCCACCTGGGTGGGGGAAAAGTATTCCCTCACCTCATCAATTTCGCTTCGCTGCAGGTGTCGAAGATCATCCGCAAGGTTTGCAATAATTCCGAAAGCGGTGTTGATCTCCAGAAAAAGGCGAAGCACGTGTTCAGGCTCCACCATCTGGGTTGAATGGTCCGAGGGTTTGAGTCCCAGCAGAGAGAGGGAGTGACGCTCAAACTCCACGGGATCCTCATAGATCATGCTGGTGGCGTTATAGCCGCCCACTGCTCCTGCCAGCTTTCCTCTGAGATCCAGGCTTCGCCGGTCGATTTCCTGGATGCTTTTCCCCAGCCGGGATACATATTCGGCGAAGCTGTGGCCCAGGGTTATGGGAACGGCGTACTGTCCGTGGGTTCGGCCCACCTGGGGGGTTTCAGCATGTTCTGTGGCAAAGCGGATGAGCTGCTCCTCCAGCTGGATGAGCTGGGGAAGAATAACCCGGCGGACGGCTTCCCGAAGTTTCAATGCATTGGCAGTATCAAGAATATCAACACTCGTGGCGCCCATATGCACAAAGTGACGAATTTCTTCCGGGACGAATTGTTTCATCACATTCACCAGGGCGCGGATATTATGCTGGGTTTTTGCTTCCTCTTCATACACCAAAGCGGGTTCGGTCTTTTCAACGGCCTGATCAAGGGCGTTTACCAATTCATCGCTGAGACGATCCTGAAAATGAAGATGACTCTTCACCAGAGCCGCTTCCACTTTTGCACAGTATAAAACCGATGCTTCTTCGCTGATGTACTTCCGCAGAAGGTCAAAGAGTTCACGGTTCGACTGATAGTATCGGTGATCAAGGGGTGAGATGTTTTCAAAAATTGAGTGCTGTTCCATGTCGTATAATCACAAAAAGTCTGTGCTTTGTAAAGTGGGTGTTCACAATCATTTTAATTCAGGATATGAATATACTTGTATGAAAAGAAATCAACCAGCCAGTAAATTCCGGTTTTGCATATATGCGGTACTTTTAATCACTGCACTGCTTTCATCCTGCAGCCATAACAGCACTCCCCTTCCGTCACCGGCGGGGACAGATCAAAGCGGAATCCTTGTTCCCAGAGCAGGAGAAAACATTGAGCTCTTTGCACCTCCTGAGAACGAATCTGAAAATGCCTCCGCAGAAGTTCAGCTTTCCGCCCGTATTGCCATTCCCTCGGCGTATATTCCCCACCAGATCTACGAATTCAGTCTTGATCTTGATGCTCCGGATGAGCAGGTGATCGTCTATAAATTCAGGGAAGGTCAGGATGATCATATCGGACTGCTTATTGCAGATTATGATCCCATCCGGGATGATTATTTTATCAGCTGGCAGTCCATGACCAAGGCCACCAGTCTGCAGACATTTGTATTATACACCCAGGATGTGATTGGAGACCGGCAGCAGGAGCTTGTTGCAATAGGAACCAATAATCAAGGGGAACAGACCCTTGATATTTTCCGCCAGCAGAGCGGCAACACCTACGGTCTGCAGTTCGCCTCAATTCTGAGTGTGGAGGCTGATATTGAGGCTGATATTGATGTGGTTGAGCGAAACGAATCGTATAATAACGGGACCGGTATGGGAATAGCCTTCAGCGTTCGGGCCCTGAATCAGGATCTGGAATCGGACAATCCCCTGGATATGATTCGTTCGGTGTACACCTGGCGTCCCACACAAAACCGTTATCTCCTCTCGTTCTCCGAAAAAATACCCGGAAGCAGGGTTGAGGAGGACCAGCTGGCAGAACTCTATTCAGGAAACCTGGATGACTATCATCGCTTTATTGACGGTCCCTGGGAGCACCAGGACGGGAACCGCATAGTATTTTTCTCACGGATTACCGACTCAATTCAGCTGGCCACCGACGACC
It includes:
- a CDS encoding lyase family protein; its protein translation is MEQHSIFENISPLDHRYYQSNRELFDLLRKYISEEASVLYCAKVEAALVKSHLHFQDRLSDELVNALDQAVEKTEPALVYEEEAKTQHNIRALVNVMKQFVPEEIRHFVHMGATSVDILDTANALKLREAVRRVILPQLIQLEEQLIRFATEHAETPQVGRTHGQYAVPITLGHSFAEYVSRLGKSIQEIDRRSLDLRGKLAGAVGGYNATSMIYEDPVEFERHSLSLLGLKPSDHSTQMVEPEHVLRLFLEINTAFGIIANLADDLRHLQRSEIDEVREYFSPTQVGSSTMPQKRNPWNCEHVKSLWKAFSPRIMSLYMDQISEHQRDLSNSASGRFTVEILAGFAAAVKRMVKILSGMTVNMKGLQRNLENAGSSVLAEPAYILLSSQGEADAHEIIRKFTLKAEQEEKSLSEVMKSDKAVWEKISRRLEAVGVDNPDEFFSNPQLYRGRTAQRARDLGSFWSREMNALSTGLKNEE
- a CDS encoding pallilysin-related adhesin, coding for MKRNQPASKFRFCIYAVLLITALLSSCSHNSTPLPSPAGTDQSGILVPRAGENIELFAPPENESENASAEVQLSARIAIPSAYIPHQIYEFSLDLDAPDEQVIVYKFREGQDDHIGLLIADYDPIRDDYFISWQSMTKATSLQTFVLYTQDVIGDRQQELVAIGTNNQGEQTLDIFRQQSGNTYGLQFASILSVEADIEADIDVVERNESYNNGTGMGIAFSVRALNQDLESDNPLDMIRSVYTWRPTQNRYLLSFSEKIPGSRVEEDQLAELYSGNLDDYHRFIDGPWEHQDGNRIVFFSRITDSIQLATDDRQLNFSWTDSSRWGFGSSIRIQMENEIIRSVIRRMQVSVLDLNTMVIQLSGEENNKFWSGTYTRLQQNGEQVRGLAPVSMSSGKELYPHEISGLFVSDTNWEMFFSAPYITFRTQDEEKSGGYVIYSLNGVSIMQTHYLNGGAEQKQQFILEYEEYTEDNEEHRIITLQEVQLNSYGPVPVSDEQINLEQVIRREDDE